CGACAGGCGACGGCGCTTCCTGCAGGGTTTGCGCGAGCTGGACGAAGCGTGGGTGGAGACGTTCGGGGAGACGGGTCTGTCGGACATCTACTTCTCGCGTCTGTTCACCGAACTGTGGCTGCGGGGTGATCGTCCGGTGCCCAAGACGGACGCCTATGGCTACGTCAAGGGCGTAGGGGTGCAGACTGCGATGAAGTACGTGAAGCGGGCGATCGACGAGGGTTACCTGGAAGAGATCGACAATCCGGAGGATGGCCGTTCGCGGTTGATCCGCATGTCGGATCACCTCAAGTCGAGTTTCGAGGCGCTGATCGATCGAGCGTCGGCAGCGTTCGGAATGGGGGCGTAGACCCCGGGACCCCGGACCCCGGACCCCGGACCCCGGACCCCGGACCCCGGACCCCGGACCCCGGACCCATCCTCATCCTGTCCTTCTCCTTGAAGGAGAAGGGACCTGCTGTTCGAGTTCGCGAGGCCATTCGCAGAATCACGCTCCGCGGACCCCGCGGGGCCGCGCCACCACGAGAAGAAAAAGCGCCGGGCCGTCCCAAGCTTTTTCTCTGACTGAGGGTTTCGCGGGTTCATCGGGTTTGAAGTTGATTCGCGCGGTCGCGCGAATCAATTCCCGGCGTTCGTGCACGTGCGACCCGCAGGGTCGCGTACACGAACGACGAATACTCCCGGCCGAGGTGCACGTGCGATGCGGAGCATCGCGTACACCGAGGACGTTGGATCACTTCCCGGCGTTCGTGCACGTGCGACCCGCAGGGTCGCGTACACGAACGACGAATACTTCCGGCCGAGGTGCACGTGCGATGCGGAGCATCGCGTACACCGAGGACGACGAATCACATGCTGGCGCCCCCATTGGCCCCCAGCACCTGCCCGTAGAAAAAACTGGCTTCGTCGGAGGCGAGGAACAAGGCGGTCGCGGCGATCTCTTCCGGCCTGCCCACGCGTCCGGCCGGGATCGCTCGTTCGGACTCGAACACCTCCGGGCTCATGTGGTCGAGGGACAGCATCGGAGTATCCACGGGACCCGGTGCGATGGCGTTCACGCGGACGGCAGGCGCAAATTCGCGGGCAAGGGATCGCGTCAGGCCCATCACTCCTGCCTTGGCGGCACAGTAGGGTGCGTATTGCGCGCGGCCGAGGTGGCCCAGTTCCGATGCGATGTTGATCACGTTGCCTCGCCCGCGCGCTGCCATGCCGGCCAAGACGGCGCGGCAGCATACGAAGATACCCTTGAGATCGACGCCGACCACGAAGTCCCAGTCCTCGTCCGTCGTCTCGAGGAACGGCTTTTCCTGGATGACGCCTGCGCTGTGCACCGACACGTCCAGCGGGCCGAGGTCCGCTTCGACGTGCCGGACCATCCGTCCCACCTCCGCGGACGAAACGACATCCGCTTCCACGGCGATGGCGGTGCCGCCGCTCGACCGGATCGCGGCGACCACTTCGTCCGCCAGCGCGTCCTGTCGCAGATGGCCGACCGCCACGCGCATGCCCGCGCGTCCGAACGCCAGCGCCGTCGCGCGGCCGATGCCGGTGGCTGCTCCGGTGACGAGCGCCACGCGCCCGTCGAGTGAAGGGTAGGGTCGTGGGGAAGGTTTCATCGGCGTACGTGGTTCGCGTGTCAGTTGGGAGCGGCGATGGCAAGGCAGGATGCGAAGGGGAGGATCAACATCTCGTGGAGTCGACCGCCGCCAGCGCGTGTTCGCGGCACGACGACGTGCGGCGCAGGCTCCCGCGGGCCCGGAACTTAGCGTCATTCGCCCGCCGGATCTCCCTTGCAACCACGCACATCGATCGGATCTTCCCTGGCATCAGTGCATCAGCTCCCCGTTGCTGACGACCAGAGACTGGCCCGTGATGCTTCGGGCGTCGCGGGAGGCCAAGAAGAGATACGCGCCCGCGATGTCCTGCGGCTCCAGCAGCTGCGGGAACGCCTGGGCTGCGAGGATTTCCTGCAACACCGTGTCCTCCGGCAGCCCTCTGTCCTTCGCCATGGAAGCGAGAGAGCGCATCGAGGCCTCCGTGCGAACCCATCCCGGGCATACCGCGTTCACCCTGATCCGGCGCGGCGCCAGCTCCCAGGCGAGCGACCGCGTCAACCCGAGGACCGCGTGCTTGCTGGCCACGTAGGCCGAGAAGCCGCCGACCGCGGAATGTCCCCAGATGGACGATTGGTTGATGATGCTGGCGCCGTCCTCGATGCAGGGGAGAAGTGCACGCGTGATGCGCACCATCGACGTGAGGTTGTTGTCGATGAGCCATTGCCAGCGCGATACCGCGTCGGGGCCTGCATCGTCCAGTGGCGTCGGATACTCCGTTCCGGCGTTGTTGACCAGCACGCCGATCCGTCCCAAGGCCTTCTCGATGCCCTCCGCCACCCGGGCGACGTCGCCGGCATCGGTGAGATCGGCGCCCAGTCCCGACACTGGCGCATGCCGCGAAAGCGACTCGGCCGTTTCGGCAGCTCTCGTGGCGTCGCGATCGACGATGACGACCCGCGCCCCCTGACGAGCGAACGCTTCGGCGATGCCGCGGCCGATGCCGCTGGCGGCGCCCGTCACGACGACGGGCACGTCTTCGAGTCCATATCGGGGAGCGGCGTGCGGCATGGGAACGCGGTGGCCAATCGGCCGGTGCGGAGCGTGACTGTCAGACGGCCGTCAGGAACGACACGCCGACCGCGCCCAGGAAACTGTCCGCCTTGCCTGGCCCGTCGCCCACTTCGCCATAGTCTCCGGAGGTGATGCGCGAGATGCGGTCGCGGTGATAGCCGCGCAGCAGATCGATCATCGGGATCACCTGGCGGTAGTCGCCGGGATAGAGCTGGGCATGAAGTTCGGGCAGCTGATGCCACGGGACGATGGGCCGCTCGTGATGCGCGTTGTGGTAGCTGAAGTTGAGCAGCAGCAGATTGAGCCAGGGATGCGCCACCGATACGAGGTTCGAGTAGGTGTTGGCCTGTTCGTATTCGCGGTCCCTCACCTTGTCGTTGGGGATCTCGCCGCCTTCCAGCACGGCGACGGCGTCGTACGTGTGCTGGTAGGCATCGGCG
This region of Betaproteobacteria bacterium genomic DNA includes:
- a CDS encoding 3-oxoacyl-ACP reductase FabG, with the translated sequence MKPSPRPYPSLDGRVALVTGAATGIGRATALAFGRAGMRVAVGHLRQDALADEVVAAIRSSGGTAIAVEADVVSSAEVGRMVRHVEADLGPLDVSVHSAGVIQEKPFLETTDEDWDFVVGVDLKGIFVCCRAVLAGMAARGRGNVINIASELGHLGRAQYAPYCAAKAGVMGLTRSLAREFAPAVRVNAIAPGPVDTPMLSLDHMSPEVFESERAIPAGRVGRPEEIAATALFLASDEASFFYGQVLGANGGASM
- a CDS encoding SDR family oxidoreductase: MPHAAPRYGLEDVPVVVTGAASGIGRGIAEAFARQGARVVIVDRDATRAAETAESLSRHAPVSGLGADLTDAGDVARVAEGIEKALGRIGVLVNNAGTEYPTPLDDAGPDAVSRWQWLIDNNLTSMVRITRALLPCIEDGASIINQSSIWGHSAVGGFSAYVASKHAVLGLTRSLAWELAPRRIRVNAVCPGWVRTEASMRSLASMAKDRGLPEDTVLQEILAAQAFPQLLEPQDIAGAYLFLASRDARSITGQSLVVSNGELMH